CTCGATATCGATAAGGCAGGCGTCAAATTCATGCTCTACGCCTTTGACTATGCCTAAAGCCTCCACGCCGTCCGCCGCCTCGATAATCGTTAATCCGAGCGGAGCGATCGACTGGCGCATAATCGCGCGATCGGTTTTGGAATCGTCAACGATTAGTATTTTGTAGTCGCTCGATTTGCTCTTGGTTTTTGCCTTCGCCGTTTTAGCGGCTAATTTCGTCGCCGCGCTAGGCTTGGTCTTTTTCGCCATATTCATCAGCGCCGCCACATCGACAATCAGCGTTACGCCGCCGTCGCCGCGAACGGTCGCGCCCGCGATCCCTTCGATACCCTGTAGATACTCGCCAAGCGATTTGATAACGATCTCTTCCTGTCCCACCAGCGCGTCTACGATCAAACCCAGCTTGCTTTCGGCAAGCCCTAACACCACCACGTAGGTGTATTCGCCGCCGTCGATCACCTGTTCGACGCGGAAAATATCGGAGAGTTTAACAAGACTTAGCACCTCGTCGCGCAGTCTCATCACCGATCGCCCCTCGACGCTAAATATATCGTCCTCGTTTATGCGCACGGTTTCAAGCACGGAGCTTAACGGGATAGCGTAATACTCCTCTTGCGCGCCGACCATCAACGACTGAATAATCGCCAGCGTAAGCGGGATTTTCAGCTTGATCACCGTTCCCTTGCCAAGCTCGGAATCCACCTCGATAATGCCGTTTAGTTTTTCGATATTGGTTTTTACGACGTCCATACCCACGCCGCGACCAGAAACGTTGGTAACCTTTGCCGCCGTAGATAAGCCTGCTTTGAAAATTAGCGCGTAAGCCTCTTTTTGGCTCATCGCGTCCGCTTCTTTTTCGCCGATCAGCCCCTTTTCAAGCGCTTTGGACTTTAGCAGATCTGCGTCCAGCCCTTTGCCGTCGTCGGCGATCTCCACGACAATGCTGTTGCCTTCGTTATAGGCTTTTAGCTCCACTTTGCCCGTTTCCGGTTTGCCAAGTTTAACGCGCGTCTCCGTCGTCTCTATGCCGTGATCGGCGCTGTTGCGGATAATATGCACCAGCGGATCGCCGATCACCTCGACGATCGATTTGTCCATTTCGGTCTCTTCGCCGGTGATCTGCAGATCGATCTTTTTGTTTAGCTCGCGCGCTAGATCGCGAATCATTCGCGGAAACTTGTTGAACACCTTGCCGATCGCCAGCATTCTCGTTTTCATAACGGCGGTTTGCAGATCGGTCGTTACCATCGATATAGAGCTAACGACTTGATTTAGCTCCTCCAAAAACTTCTCGCCCTCGTAGCGCTCCTCTACGTCGTCGTAAATTTTAAGTAGGCGGTTCTTGCCTAACACAAGTTCGCCGATTAGGTTCATCAGGTGATCTAGGCGATTAACGTCAACGCGGATCGTCTGCTCGATCATCGACTCGCCGCTTTTATCGTCCGCTCGCTTAACGGCGGGCGCGGTTTTGGCGCCCGTCGGAGCTTGAGCGGGTTCTTGCGGAGGGGTAGGCGCTTGCGGCGCGACGACGGTTTTGGCTTCGCGTCGCTGTTTATCCTCCGCTTGACGGATCGCCAACAATCTCGCGATCTCGTCTTCGACCTCTTTATCGCTTAATTTGGAGTAATCCGGCTCCGCCTCGCCGCTTGGCGCGGGCGGCGGCGGGGTAGGCGCTTGCGGCGCGGCTACCGCAGGGTTCTGCCCTTTGCTTATAGCGTCTAGTTTCGCGACGATAGCGTCGATCGCAAGCCCGTGATCTTTGTCCGTTCCCGTATCGCGGATTTTTATAAGTAGCGATTTCATCGCGTCGATCGACTCTAGCACCACGTCCATTACGCTCGCGTCGATATTAAGCTCGCCTTTGCGGGCTATATTCAACACGTCTTCCATGTGGTGCGTCAGGTGCGTAAGCGCGTCGAAATTCAAAAACGACGACGATCCTTTAATGGTATGCGCGACGCGGAAAATGCCGTTTAGCAGATCTAGATCGTCCGGTCTAGTTTCAAGCTCGACCAGGTCTTGGTCGAGCTTCTCGATCATCTCAAAAGCTTCTAATAAAAAGTCTTGCGTTAATTCCTGTAGTTCGTCCATCACGTTTCCTCATTCTTGTTTGGCGTGGTTTTTAATAACGCGAACAATCTCCTCCACAAATTTGCTCGCGTCGAATTTGACGAGATAACTCTCGCCGCCCGCCGCTTTTCCGCGATTATCGCTCGAACGATCGCTGATCGACGAGTTAAATACGATCGGGATCGCCTGAAAACGCGCGTCGTCTTTCATACGCGCGGCGAAATGAAAGCCGTCCATACGCGGCATCTCCACGTCGGAAACGATAACGCGTAGCTCGGAGACAATCGTATCGTTTAATTTATCATACAACTCGTCTAATTTCGTAAGCGCGTCGGTTCCATCGACGGCTTCAATAACGCGCATGCCCATCTTTTCAAGCGCGTTTTTGACGATCTTGCGCGCCGTAGCGCTGTCGTCAATCACCATCGCCGAACCGTCGAAGCGCTCCACCTCTTGATCAACGTTGATTGTCGGGCGGTAAAGCCCTAAATCTTTCACGATGCTTTCAAAATCAAGAATCAGTAGCACGCTGTCGTCTTCGATCTTGGTTACTCCCGTAACCTTGTTGTGATCAAGCGATCCCTCCTCGCCGCTTGAAAAGGTGGCGGGTTCTATGTCCGCCCAGCTAATGCGTCTAATACGTTTAGCCTCGCTAACGATAAAACCTACCAGTATCCTGCTAAATTCGGCGATAATTACGCGGGATTGGGAGCGATTTTTTTCCGGCGTGGTTATGCCCATCCATTTGGCGAGATTAACCACCGGAATCACTACGCCGCGCAGATCAAAAATACCCTCGATATAATCAGGCGCGCCCGGAAGCTCGGTCAGTTGGGGAATTTTAATAATCTCCCTCACTTTGGCGACGTTTACTCCGTATATGCCTTCATACACCCGATCTCCCGCTTGCTTGTATATTCTAAAATCTACCAGCTCCATCTCGTTAGAACTTGTTTTCAGAACGGTTGCCGCGAGGTCCGCCATTTTCCATTACTCCAATTTCTCTTCGCGTAAAACCACGCCTTCTTTGTTTGATTGTATCCGAAGAAAACTTTTTTCGCAAGCAAACGACGCAATATTATAATAAACGCAATTTCGCGGCGCGAAAGGGTTTTCTCTAGAACTAAATCGGCAGTTTTGATGAAAATGTCCTTCGATCGTAACGTCCGCCGAACAAATTAAATCGCCAATTTTTTGAAAGCGCCGCCGTTTAAAATTGGGAATGTCGTATTTCAACCGCTTTGTAAACTGCCGTCTTTCTATCGATTTAAGCAGACGATTATCCCAAAAGTTGAGACTGAAAAAATGCGTAAGCCACAGTCCGATAGTCGTTCGCATAAACGCGGCGTAAATCGCGTAGCGAAGTTCGACGCGAAAATCGCCGTGAAGAAGCCAAACGCGATAACCCTCGAAGTTAAACGGCTTGGGTTGATCGCGCTTTTCGACGATATGGATCGCTCTATCAAGCGCGCCGCGAAGCATAAAATCGTGATTGCCCTCGAAATACCACGTCTCGACCCCGCTCGCGGCGATCTTGTTGATCGCCTCGATCAACGCTTTGTTGCGCTCTTTGGAGTAGGCTAGTTTTCCAATAAGCAGATCGCTTATATCGCCCATCAAAAAGAGCTGGCGCGTCTGTATATCGCCGCGCGCGATCGCCTCTAGCGGCGCTAAAACCTCCGTTCGTCCAAGCGGGTTGTAGTGAGAATCCGCCAAAAATATCGCGCCTTCCGCAATATCGGGCGCGCCTTTGAAGGGATCACGGCGCATAGGCGATTACGGGAAGCGCCGTTTCGTATGGCAAAGCGGCGACAAGATTGGCGTTCGCGACCGCCGAGCTTGCGGCGCCGCGCAGCAGATTATCGATCGCCGTTTGGACAAGGAGCGCGTCGCCTTTAACGCGGGCGAAAAGATCGCAGTAGTGCGTTCCAGCGACCCATTTAATCTGAACGCTTTCCTCTCGAACGCGCACAAAGGCGTTATCGGCGTAAAACTCGCGCGCCGTTTGCGTCGGATCGTCGATCGGCGTTTTTAAGCGCAGATAGACGGAGGCGAGC
The sequence above is drawn from the Helicobacteraceae bacterium genome and encodes:
- a CDS encoding response regulator, whose product is MDELQELTQDFLLEAFEMIEKLDQDLVELETRPDDLDLLNGIFRVAHTIKGSSSFLNFDALTHLTHHMEDVLNIARKGELNIDASVMDVVLESIDAMKSLLIKIRDTGTDKDHGLAIDAIVAKLDAISKGQNPAVAAPQAPTPPPPAPSGEAEPDYSKLSDKEVEDEIARLLAIRQAEDKQRREAKTVVAPQAPTPPQEPAQAPTGAKTAPAVKRADDKSGESMIEQTIRVDVNRLDHLMNLIGELVLGKNRLLKIYDDVEERYEGEKFLEELNQVVSSISMVTTDLQTAVMKTRMLAIGKVFNKFPRMIRDLARELNKKIDLQITGEETEMDKSIVEVIGDPLVHIIRNSADHGIETTETRVKLGKPETGKVELKAYNEGNSIVVEIADDGKGLDADLLKSKALEKGLIGEKEADAMSQKEAYALIFKAGLSTAAKVTNVSGRGVGMDVVKTNIEKLNGIIEVDSELGKGTVIKLKIPLTLAIIQSLMVGAQEEYYAIPLSSVLETVRINEDDIFSVEGRSVMRLRDEVLSLVKLSDIFRVEQVIDGGEYTYVVVLGLAESKLGLIVDALVGQEEIVIKSLGEYLQGIEGIAGATVRGDGGVTLIVDVAALMNMAKKTKPSAATKLAAKTAKAKTKSKSSDYKILIVDDSKTDRAIMRQSIAPLGLTIIEAADGVEALGIVKGVEHEFDACLIDIEMPKMDGYTLAGEIRKYSRFKHMPLIAVTSRSGKTDRMRGVEAGMTEYITKPYSPEYLTNVVKRNINFNAELTA
- a CDS encoding chemotaxis protein, which translates into the protein MADLAATVLKTSSNEMELVDFRIYKQAGDRVYEGIYGVNVAKVREIIKIPQLTELPGAPDYIEGIFDLRGVVIPVVNLAKWMGITTPEKNRSQSRVIIAEFSRILVGFIVSEAKRIRRISWADIEPATFSSGEEGSLDHNKVTGVTKIEDDSVLLILDFESIVKDLGLYRPTINVDQEVERFDGSAMVIDDSATARKIVKNALEKMGMRVIEAVDGTDALTKLDELYDKLNDTIVSELRVIVSDVEMPRMDGFHFAARMKDDARFQAIPIVFNSSISDRSSDNRGKAAGGESYLVKFDASKFVEEIVRVIKNHAKQE